TCACCAGGGACAACCATACCTGTCAATATTGTGGCCTGAGGTTTGACGTCAAGGACCTGACGTTTGATCATGTTTTACCAGCAGCAAAGGGTGGTAAAAAGAATTGGGAAAATATTGTAACTGCCTGCTGGAAGTGTAATAATAAGAAAAGCGGCCGCACTCCTGCTCAGAGTGGTATGCGTCTCATAAAGGTACCAAGTGAGCCTAAGTGGCTCCCACATGTCACTGTCACCTTAGGCATAAGAAACAAACCTGAGAACTGGAGGGATTATCTCTATTGGAATGTTGAACTTGACAAGGAAGACTCATGTTGACTATCTTTAAAGTTTAAACACGTCAATAATTTTCTCAAGGTCCGGATTATTTGTCCCCTTATTCCTGGTCTTTATTCCAGAAAGCAACTCCACATAGGACGGTCTCTTCTCCTGATAAAATAATCCAATGGGTACCGTTGCGCTTTCCCTGCCCATAGTCATCGCCAGGGATAATGCCTTAACCTTATCACCCTTATCAGCATGGATCTCGTCTATGTTTCTCAAGAGTGGTTTATAATATTCAAACGTATCAACCTTATTGAATGTAGGACATGGTGATATCACATTTATAAAAGCAAACCCCTTGTGATTCATAGCCTGACCAATTAAATCTGCTGTCAACCTGGCATTTGATGAAAAACTCTGAGCAACGAACGTTGCACCATAAACAAGGGCATATGCTATAGGGTTTAATGGAACATCCGGTGAACCATGCGGTGTTGTAGAGGTAACCATTCCCGCCCTGCTTGTTGGAGAGACCTGGTTCTTGGTTAGACCATATATTGAGTTATCCATCACGATTAATGTTATGTCAATGTTCTTTCTTGCAACATGGGGCAGATGCCCGCCTCCAATACTAAAATTGTCACCGTCACCGCCAACCACTATAACCTTCAACTCCGGCCTCGCAAGCTTAATGCCCGTAGCTATTGGAACCGCCCTGCCGTGGCATGTGTGCATTCCAAAGGTAGTAACAAAATATGGAAGCCTGCTTGAACAACCTATACCTGAAACAAGGACTGTATTAGCAGTCGAAGCATGGTTTGCACT
This sequence is a window from Nitrospirota bacterium. Protein-coding genes within it:
- a CDS encoding HNH endonuclease; its protein translation is MEHTLLLNATYEPLKVIPWKRAVTLLFQGKVEVLEVYDREVRGIRVSFNLPSVLRLLKRVKARNIHSVKFSRANIFTRDNHTCQYCGLRFDVKDLTFDHVLPAAKGGKKNWENIVTACWKCNNKKSGRTPAQSGMRLIKVPSEPKWLPHVTVTLGIRNKPENWRDYLYWNVELDKEDSC
- a CDS encoding 2-oxoacid:ferredoxin oxidoreductase subunit beta; translated protein: MEVTQQLKPKDYRSDIPPVWCAGCGDYGVLASLTTAFSANHASTANTVLVSGIGCSSRLPYFVTTFGMHTCHGRAVPIATGIKLARPELKVIVVGGDGDNFSIGGGHLPHVARKNIDITLIVMDNSIYGLTKNQVSPTSRAGMVTSTTPHGSPDVPLNPIAYALVYGATFVAQSFSSNARLTADLIGQAMNHKGFAFINVISPCPTFNKVDTFEYYKPLLRNIDEIHADKGDKVKALSLAMTMGRESATVPIGLFYQEKRPSYVELLSGIKTRNKGTNNPDLEKIIDVFKL